A segment of the Candidatus Pelagisphaera phototrophica genome:
ATTCAAGGCTTTGCTCTTGATGAAACGCATGCAGTCATACGCCGACACAGTGACCGCAATCCGGGTGTATGGCTACTTTTCGAGATCGATACCGGCCACACGAAACTAATTGGAAAGGAGCGGCCTTGGATCGATCCCGCAGAAACTGCCTCTACCCAATCGATCACCTTCCCTAATCGGGAGGGCACGCCGATTCACGCCCTTCTCACTCAACCGTCTCATGGCGTTGCCCGGAAAGGCCTCCTCACCATGATCCACGGCGGACCCCGAGCGAGAGACTATTGGGACTGGGATAGCGAGGCGCAGTATTTTGCGGCACTCGGATACACTGTTTTAAAAATCAACTATCGAGGCTCGAGCGAGTATGGCCTTGAGTACAGTCCCTATAGTCATCTCGAAGCGATTCGAAACTCTGTCGTCGATGTAGCGGACGGTGTTCGCTGGGCCATTGATGAAGGCTTTTCAAAGTCCGGTAAGGCCGCTATCTATGGCTCGAGTTTTGGGGGCCATGTAGCTTTGAGAACCGCAGCCGAATACCCCGAGCTGTTCTCCTGCGCCATCGGCTACGCCGGTGTCTATGACTGGGTCAAGGAAATGGATCGGGAATTCGCTAAAGAACCGATCTACTGGAAGCTGAAGCAATTCAAGTACTACGGCGACTACGACAACGAAAAGGAGCTATGGCAGAACGCCTCCGCCGTTACCCTCGCCGACAAGATCCAAGCTCCTGTTTACCTCCTCCACGGTGGCGCCGATGAGATCGTCGCCTCCCGGCAATCTCGACTCATGCACAAAGCCCTCAAAAAAGCGGGCAAGGATGTGACCCTAAAGATCCTCAGCTTCAACAAGCACGGAATGGTCTCCGAAAGGCCCACCATCCGCTTCTACGAAAACCTAGCGAAGTTTATCGGGAGCGCATTGTAATTTGATAAAATGACAGAAAAGCGGGCCTCGCATGTCCACCTTTCAGGTAGGATATACTCCCCTTCTCTACGCGAGTAGTCTATTCCACGTAACAAATTCTCGATCATTCGAAGACCAAACAGCGTTCGCGATCTAACTGATTTGGGCAACTCCCTGAATGATAAAGGAATCCGAAGCTATTTCTTCCATCCATCCATGTCGCTCCGTGGGGAAACCGACTACTCCAAGCCGCAGGCCTTGCGCGCTCTTTGATTCACACTCCGCGCTATTTCTCGAGCTTTCTCTGCCCCGTTAGCAAGCACCTGGTCCACGTAGTCTAGATTTTGCATGAGATCTGTCCGGCGTTCTCGAGCCGGACGAAAGTACTGCCAGTAAAGTTCAAACAGCCGCTTCTTAAGGTCTCCGTACCCATAGCCTCCTGCTTTCAGTTTTTCGACTTCCTCACTGTAGATCTCAGGGGTGGTTAAATGTTTGATCAACTGAATGGCTCGGTTCTCTTCCGCATCCGGCTTGGCCTCGTCTGGAGAACGGCTGTCCATGACGATGCTCATCAGTCGCTTTCGGGTCGGTTTCTCCTCTCCAAAGATCTCTACCGCGTTATTGTAGCTCTTGCTCATTTTCTGGCCATCGAGGCCAGGAATGACTTCCGCTCCTTCGCGAAATGCAGGTTCTGGTACCCTGAAGGTCTCTCCATAAGTCTGATTGAACTTGATGGCGAGATCGCGAGTCACTTCGACGTGTTGTTTCTGGTCACGCCCGACCGGCACGCTGTCAGCATCGTAAATGAGAATGTCGGCCGCCATGAGGACCGGGTAGGCAAAGAGCCCGTGATTAGCGGAAAGGCCTTTGGCGATTTTGTCCTTGTAACTGTGGCAACGCTCCAATCGACCCATAGGGCAGATCGAGGACAGTATCCAGGATAGCTCTACGTGTTCCGGAACATCTGACTGTTTAAACAGCACAGCCTTCTTCGGATCCAAGCCACAGGCCAGAAAATCGATTGCCACCTGCCGTGTGTACTCACGCCTCAAATTCGCATCGTAGAGCGAGGTCATGGAATGATAGTCCGCGATGAAGTAAAACGCGTCTCCTCGATCCTGAAGCTCGATTGACGGCTTCATCATCCCAAAATAGTTCCCCACGTGGAGGATGCCTGATGGCTGTATACCAGAGAGTATTCTCATAATTTAGCTTGGCCTTTGAGTAGAGACCCGCAACGACCAGATCAACCCAGATCTTCATTTTCTTGGGAGATAGGAAACGAGGTAAACCAAGCCCAGCGACAAAAAAGAGGAACGGGTCAAGGTTGCTGGAGGCAACCTAGCCTCGACTTATAGGGGTCTTCGAATCTCGCTTATGCGACATTGGCTTCGTTTGCTGTTCGCTGCCCAGCTTCATTTCGCGGCCGCGATAATGATAGGAGAAAGCGGAAACCTTTTCGGCTTTAAAACCGAACTATATTCGCAGCACGGATCCTGACATTCTCTCAGGTTAGGAAACAATGAAGATTTCGAATGAGGGCTAAGGTCATTAAAATGATACCTTAGAGAACCAACCAGGAAGGGAATAGAGGCGAAATGGTAGGGCCCTGAGTGCCCGAATCAATCTTCCACCGAGGGGCCCGTCGTCGTTCCCTACCCGCTAACCTCGTCCAGCGCCCCACTAATCCTTCAACGGCATCTTGCGATGCCCGCCTTTTTCTAGGTATAGCTTTCCTGGCTCCAGATACCCAGAAAAGCTGGTAGTAGGACCAATCAGGGATCCCTTGCCCACTATCGATCCTGGCATTACGGCGGTATTGCAGCCAATTTCTGCGTTGTCCCCCAAAATGGCTCCAAACTTCCGCAGGCCAGTGTCTACCCGTTCCCCGTCGAGGTTCACTAGAATATTCTTCTGGTCGAAACGAAGGTTGGAAAGAATCACCCCTGCCCCTAAATGGGCACCGCTTCCCAGAATCGAGTCGCCCACGTAGGAAAAGTGCGGCGTTTGGGTCTTCTCCATTAGCAGAGCATTTTTGTACTCGCAGGAATTTCCGATAACGCTGTCCGCCCCGATGATGACGTTTCCGCGAATGTGGGCACTTGGGCGTATCTCCACTCCATCGCCGATCCAGCAAGGTCCTTTGATAAAGCAATAGGGCGGCAGTTTGACAGAATCTCCCAGATAAACTTCGCCCTCAATATGAACGCCTGCAGGGAGTTCACGGATAGCCGTATTGCCCACCAATCCTGAAAGCACTTCCTTGATCTTTGGCAGCCATTCCCACGGTCTGGCTTCTGGACGAAAAAAATCCTGAAACGGCATGCTCTCAGGTAAATCAAAAAAGTCTGCGGCAATCACGAGTCGAAACCTAGAGCCTCGAACGACTTCCTCAAGCGAATGTTCTCCTGAACTCAAATATTAACCAAGAGTTAGCTAGTTGCTATGTTTTTCTCCGCAAAAGCCCCGAAACACTTCAAGTTAATGGGTGATTTCCAAGCATTGTATATTAAAAGAATCATATTATACCTAAACACCTTATAGAAAAAGTTTTATGATTTTATATGGGTCATATCAAAGTGGGGATAAAACAATCACTGCCGTATAGCTGCCACTAAAAGCATTCTACCAGCACTCTGATGTTGGTCTTCTGCAACGGCTGATCTTGCTGAAGCACACCAACGGGGAGGGGGTCAGGGCGGCGGCACCATCGCAATGTATATTTATCGACTGACCCCAGAAAAAATTGTCCCTCAAAGGACCTCTGAAGCCGTTCTTATCCCAGCCTGCGCCTAGCCGCAGCTAGCACAAATACCCCAGCTCCAAGGAGAGCTGCTGTGGAGCCTGTGTCGGGGACGGAGCTGTACTGAACTATAAAAGTATCGCCATTTTTCTCATACGTTCCTATGTTAAACTGGCCAAAATTATGATTAGCTGACGAAAGGTCTATCGTTGCGCTGCCTGAGAACGTATAAATGTTGTCCATACCAAATAAGTCATCAAAAACAATGCGCAAATCGTCATCGTTTGATATGGTTCTACCATTATCAGCGTCCAGGTATATCCTAGTTGCTGTTTCTTCCGTGTAATGACTTGCAGTAATCCCAGATGAAAGATTAAAATATTCATCATCTGGACCAGTGCCGTATGTGATATAATCGCCTATATCAGAAAAAGCCACTTGATTACTTCCATGTGAAATATAAGCGTCACCAGTCGCCGTTACTGTTAATTCGGTAGACGAGTTGCTCGGAGCCGAAATGGTAATAGTTATCGCCGATGCCGAAGCAGGGAGAAGCACTAACAGGAGACTGATTTTGAGCAGATTCGCGGCAAGTTTCATTGCATTTCCCTCATGCATGTATCGCGCCATCTGAAGCAAAATGCACCCTAATCGTGCCTATCAGGGTTCCTTGCAAAAAAGAATAATCTCTGAGACAGGAATACCCTATCCCAGCCTGCGTCTCGCAAAGGCTAGAGCCGCTACCCCAGCTCCAAGAAGGGCTGCTGTGGAGCCACAGCCCACTGTGTTCGCCAATGATGGGCGTTAGCCTTGGACTACTTGCTCGCCCTAAGCTTTCGTAGCAAGCGTACCCCAGCGGCTCCCGCCCCGAGGAGAGCGAGGCCAACGATGCCAGGACCGCTGTCTGGCACTCCAGCGACTCCAGCAACAGTTCCCTGTCCAGCAATGGCTACTTCATTGAGCGTAGAGTTGTAGCCGTAGCTGTTAAGCGTGAATGAAGATGAACCGTCGATTGTGACTTTAAACCAGCCGTTTGTATAATCGCTTGATCCTTGATTAACCCTAAACCCGCCCAAGACTGATGAGCCGAAAAGGTTACTCCAAGCTTGTG
Coding sequences within it:
- a CDS encoding UDP-N-acetylglucosamine diphosphorylase, which encodes MSSGEHSLEEVVRGSRFRLVIAADFFDLPESMPFQDFFRPEARPWEWLPKIKEVLSGLVGNTAIRELPAGVHIEGEVYLGDSVKLPPYCFIKGPCWIGDGVEIRPSAHIRGNVIIGADSVIGNSCEYKNALLMEKTQTPHFSYVGDSILGSGAHLGAGVILSNLRFDQKNILVNLDGERVDTGLRKFGAILGDNAEIGCNTAVMPGSIVGKGSLIGPTTSFSGYLEPGKLYLEKGGHRKMPLKD
- the trpS gene encoding tryptophan--tRNA ligase; translated protein: MRILSGIQPSGILHVGNYFGMMKPSIELQDRGDAFYFIADYHSMTSLYDANLRREYTRQVAIDFLACGLDPKKAVLFKQSDVPEHVELSWILSSICPMGRLERCHSYKDKIAKGLSANHGLFAYPVLMAADILIYDADSVPVGRDQKQHVEVTRDLAIKFNQTYGETFRVPEPAFREGAEVIPGLDGQKMSKSYNNAVEIFGEEKPTRKRLMSIVMDSRSPDEAKPDAEENRAIQLIKHLTTPEIYSEEVEKLKAGGYGYGDLKKRLFELYWQYFRPARERRTDLMQNLDYVDQVLANGAEKAREIARSVNQRARKACGLE
- a CDS encoding VPDSG-CTERM sorting domain-containing protein encodes the protein MKLAANLLKISLLLVLLPASASAITITISAPSNSSTELTVTATGDAYISHGSNQVAFSDIGDYITYGTGPDDEYFNLSSGITASHYTEETATRIYLDADNGRTISNDDDLRIVFDDLFGMDNIYTFSGSATIDLSSANHNFGQFNIGTYEKNGDTFIVQYSSVPDTGSTAALLGAGVFVLAAARRRLG
- a CDS encoding VPDSG-CTERM sorting domain-containing protein codes for the protein MGCGSTAALLGAGVAALAFARRRLG